One window from the genome of Candidatus Chlorohelix allophototropha encodes:
- the recA gene encoding recombinase RecA: MAKGSSKNSVEKEEKTVTEKGTDRERDKAIDTAITQIERAFGKGSIMKMGDASAKMAVEAISSGSISLDIALGVGGIPRGRIIEIYGPESSGKTTLAYHIVAEAQKTGGIGAYIDVEHAVDPIYAGNCGVDLDNLYISQPDTGEQALEIAETLVRSGAIDVVVIDSVAALTPRAEIEGDMGDSHVGLQARLMSQALRKLTAAVSKSSTCLIFINQLRSKIGVMFGNPETTTGGNALKFYASVRLDIRKVEAIKNGQEETGNHVRVKVVKNKVAPPFRKAEFDIMFGTGISKEGDLIDVGVQMNIIRKSGAFFYLGDARLGQGRENAKEYLKQNPDVAEEIESQIRQQSNPDRALPSGNGYGVAVIEPEPEDEAEDLEF; encoded by the coding sequence ATGGCTAAAGGTAGCTCTAAAAACTCGGTAGAGAAGGAAGAAAAAACAGTTACTGAAAAAGGGACAGATCGCGAGCGCGATAAAGCTATCGATACTGCCATAACTCAAATAGAGCGAGCCTTTGGTAAAGGCTCAATTATGAAAATGGGCGATGCTAGCGCAAAAATGGCGGTTGAGGCTATTTCTTCCGGCTCAATTTCGCTGGATATTGCGCTAGGTGTAGGTGGAATACCGCGCGGACGTATCATCGAAATTTACGGTCCTGAATCTTCTGGTAAAACTACGCTAGCTTATCACATTGTTGCCGAAGCTCAAAAAACGGGTGGAATTGGCGCATATATAGACGTAGAACATGCGGTTGACCCGATTTATGCCGGTAACTGTGGTGTTGACCTTGACAACCTCTATATTTCTCAACCGGACACGGGTGAGCAAGCGTTGGAAATTGCCGAAACCTTGGTACGTAGTGGCGCAATTGATGTGGTAGTGATTGATAGTGTGGCTGCGCTTACTCCTCGCGCCGAAATTGAAGGCGACATGGGCGATTCGCATGTCGGTTTGCAGGCACGTTTGATGTCGCAAGCACTGCGCAAATTGACGGCTGCCGTCAGTAAAAGCAGCACCTGCCTTATCTTTATCAACCAATTACGTAGCAAAATCGGGGTGATGTTTGGCAATCCCGAAACCACTACCGGCGGTAATGCTCTCAAATTCTATGCTTCGGTGCGCTTGGATATTCGCAAGGTGGAAGCGATTAAGAATGGACAGGAAGAAACCGGAAACCACGTGCGGGTTAAGGTAGTAAAAAACAAGGTTGCGCCTCCTTTCCGCAAAGCTGAATTTGATATTATGTTTGGGACTGGTATCAGCAAAGAAGGCGATTTGATTGATGTCGGTGTCCAAATGAACATTATCCGCAAGAGTGGGGCTTTCTTCTATCTTGGCGATGCTCGTCTTGGGCAAGGTCGTGAAAATGCCAAAGAATATCTCAAGCAAAACCCTGATGTAGCGGAAGAGATAGAAAGCCAGATTCGGCAGCAATCTAACCCTGACCGTGCTTTGCCTTCGGGTAATGGCTATGGTGTAGCGGTTATTGAGCCTGAACCGGAAGATGAAGCCGAAGACCTCGAATTTTAA
- a CDS encoding regulatory protein RecX — protein sequence MFRSNKPPQPQFHGSGIITSVDTQKTDHERVNIFLDGQYAFSLTAILAAEQRLIAGKYLDAEAVAELQSADLYHRALSAALNMLSRRAHTEAEIRNKLKRAYPDIATSTVSRVLARLKELKYLDDEEFARMWVQSRTSYAPRGSLLIKRELSAKGVKEEQIDEAVNAVLATPQESEDGEERTLEEQQALELARRKAHSLAGEDWAGFYRKMGGFLARRGYNFSIINEVVREAWKELKEESPGEDLE from the coding sequence ATGTTCAGATCAAATAAACCGCCACAACCACAGTTTCACGGGAGTGGTATTATCACTTCGGTTGATACCCAGAAAACCGACCATGAGCGAGTCAATATATTTCTGGATGGGCAATATGCCTTTAGCCTAACCGCTATATTGGCGGCAGAGCAGCGCCTTATCGCCGGGAAATATCTGGACGCTGAAGCGGTGGCAGAACTACAAAGCGCCGATCTTTACCATCGGGCATTGTCGGCAGCGTTAAATATGCTTTCCCGCCGCGCTCATACCGAGGCGGAAATCCGCAACAAACTTAAGCGTGCTTACCCCGATATCGCTACTTCCACCGTTTCGCGCGTATTGGCTCGTTTGAAAGAGCTAAAATATCTGGATGATGAAGAGTTTGCGCGTATGTGGGTGCAAAGCCGCACTAGTTATGCGCCGCGCGGAAGCTTGTTAATCAAGCGCGAGTTATCGGCTAAGGGGGTAAAAGAGGAACAGATTGATGAAGCAGTCAATGCTGTACTGGCTACTCCGCAAGAAAGCGAGGATGGCGAAGAGCGCACGTTGGAGGAGCAGCAGGCTCTAGAACTGGCGCGGCGCAAGGCACATAGCTTGGCTGGCGAAGATTGGGCAGGCTTTTACCGCAAAATGGGCGGCTTTCTGGCACGGCGTGGTTATAACTTTTCGATAATCAATGAGGTAGTACGGGAAGCTTGGAAAGAACTTAAAGAAGAGTCTCCGGGCGAGGATTTGGAGTAA